From one Pristis pectinata isolate sPriPec2 chromosome 14, sPriPec2.1.pri, whole genome shotgun sequence genomic stretch:
- the fibinb gene encoding fin bud initiation factor — RDLHQPSVLPVARFFSGPLQPEMSNGTFHHYFVPDGDYEENDDPEKCQMLFQVSDDRRCGIEADVETYLKEEMITIKRQVEDAARVLEGVGKNIAYDLDGEDSYGNYLRREATQIGEAFSHSDRSLVELEMKFRQSQENEVREVNKINDEVVHMLYHTREILRETLEISSGLKDKHELLTLIVRSHGTRLSRLKNDFMRG, encoded by the coding sequence CGTGATCTACATCAGCCTTCTGTGCTCCCTGTCGCACGCTTTTTCAGCGGACCCCTGCAACCAGAGATGTCTAACGGCACTTTTCATCACTACTTTGTACCGGATGGGGACTACGAAGAAAACGATGACCCTGAAAAATGTCAGATGCTTTTTCAAGTGTCGGACGACCGACGTTGCGGGATTGAAGCCGACGTGGAAACGTATCTCAAAGAGGAGATGATCACCATCAAAAGACAAGTGGAAGACGCGGCGCGAGTCTTGGAAGGGGTTGGGAAAAACATTGCCTATGATCTGGATGGGGAAGACAGTTATGGGAACTACCTTCGCAGGGAAGCAACGCAGATCGGAGAAGCTTTCTCGCATTCAGACCGCTCTCTGGTCGAGCTGGAGATGAAATTTCGACAGAGTCAAGAAAACGAGGTGAGGGAAGTGAACAAGATTAACGATGAAGTGGTGCACATGCTCTATCACACCAGAGAGATTTTAAGGGAGACACTAGAGATCTCGTCTGGGTTAAAAGATAAACACGAACTTCTCACCCTAATCGTCAGAAGTCATGGGACAAGGCTGAGCAGACTGAAGAATGATTTTATGAGAGGCTGA